CCGCGTACCACGCCGAGGCAAGGAGTCTAGCAACCTCCTCCCGGCGCCCGGCGCGCCGCACCGCCCACACCGACATTGCAGCAGCGTTGTCCCCAGGCCCGCCTACCGGTGCGAGCCAACTAGCGAGACAACATGAAACGGATGCTCATCAATGCGACCCAGCCCGAAGAGCTGCGCGTCGCGCTTGTCGATGGACAACGCCTGTACGATCTGGATATCGAATCCGGCGCCCGAGAACAGAAGAAAGCCAACATCTATCGCGGCAAGATCACCCGCGTGGAGCCTTCCCTGGAAGCCGCCTTCGTCGATTTCGGCGCCGAGCGTCACGGCTTCCTGCCGCTCAAGGAAATCTCCCGCGAGTACTTCAGCAAGGAGCCCTCCGGTCGCCCCAACATCAAGGAAGTGATCAAGGAAGGCCAGGAAGTCATCGTCCAGGTCGACAAGGAGGAGCGCGGCAGCAAAGGTGCCGCGCTGACCACCTTCATCAGCCTGGCCGGGCGCTTCCTGGTGCTGATGCCCAACAATCCGCGTGCCGGCGGCATCTCGCGGCGCATCGAGGGCGAGGAGCGCAGCCAGCTCAAGGACACCATGGCGCAACTCACGCTGCCCGACAAGGTGGGCGTGATCGTGCGCACCGCGGGCATCGGGCGTAGCGCCGAAGAGCTGCAGTGGGATCTCGACTACCTGGTCCAGGTCTGGGAAGCAATCACCGAAGAAGCCGTCAAGCGCTCCGCCCCCTTCCTGATCTATCGTGAGTCCAACGTGATCATCCGCGCCATGCGCGATTACCTGCGCCAGGACATCGGCGAGGTGCTGATCGACAGTCCCGAGATCCACCAGGAGGCGCTGGGCTTCATTCGCCAGGTGATGCCCTCCTATCAGCAGAAGATTAAGCTCTACGCCGACGACGTGCCGCTGTTCTCGCGCTTCCAGATCGAGAGCCAGATCGAGACTGCCTATCAGCGCGAGGTCAAGTTGCCGTCCGGCGGCTCGGTGGTCATCGACCACACCGAGGCGCTGGTGTCCATCGACATCAACTCGGCACGCGCCACCCGCGGCAGCGACATCGAAGAAACCGCGCTGCAGACCAACTCCGAGGCTGCCGACGAGATCGCCCGCCAGTTGCGCCTGCGCGACATCGGCGGCCTGGTGGTCATCGACTTCATCGACATGGGCCCGGCGCGCAACCAGCGCGACGTCGAGAACCGCATGCGCGACGCCCTCAAGCTCGACCGCGCCCGGGTGCAGATCGGCCGCATCTCGCGCTTCGGCCTGATGGAGATGTCGCGTCAGCGCCTGCGCCCCTCGCTGGGCGAAACCAGCGGCGTGGTCTGCCCGCGCTGCGACGGCCAGGGCACCATTCGCGATGTCCGCTCGATATCGCTGTCGATCATGCGTCTGATCGAAGAGGAGGCGATGAAGGAGCGCAGCGCGCAGATCCGCGCCATCCTGCCGGTCCCGGTCGCCACCTACCTGCTCAACGAGAAGCGCAGCACCCTCGCCGACATCGAGCGGCGTCAGGAGGTCAAGGTCGTCCTGTTGCCGAGCCCGGACATGGATACCCCGCACTACGACGTCCAGCGCCTGCGCGACGACCATATCGACGACGAGGACGAGGCCAGGTCAAGCTTCGAGCTCTCCACCGAGAGCGAAGTCGGCAAGGAGCCCGACCTGTCGCTCGCCAAGCCCATCCAGCGTACCGAAGCGGCCGTCAAGTCCGTGGCGCATACCGCACCCGCGCCCTCCTCGCTGCAGCAACCGCCGGAGACCGCCGCCACCTCCACGCCGGCGCCCCCGGCAACTCCCGTCGAGATCGCCCCGGCGGGACTCGTGTCGCGCTTCATCAAGGGCCTCGGCAAGCTGATCGGCAGTTCCGAAGAAGAGGCCGCCGCGGACCGTCGCCGAGCCCACGTTGAAGCGCGCCCTGACAAGAGCGTCACCCAGCAGCCCAGCGACGCGAGCGCCAACGACGGCGACACACGCAATCAACGCCGCAATAACGGCAACCGCCGGCGGCGCCCGGAAGGCAGCGACAATCGCAACGATACGCGCAGCGACAAAAGCGGCGCCAATGCGCCTTCTCCGGACAACGGCAACGAGCGCAGCGCCAATGCCGGCCGAAACGCCAATCGCAAGCCCGCCGCGCGCCAGGAGCGCACGGCTACGGACGAGAGCGCACGGCGTGGCGACAAGCCCGACAGCAAGCGCAGGAGCGAGGCCAAGGGTGAGCGTTCGCGCGGCGACAAGTCCAGCGATGCCAAGCAGGCCGAGGCCAAGGGTCGCGACACTGCCAAGCCCGCCGAGGGCAGCAACAAGCGCGGCACCGCCGACCAGCCCAGCGATACCGACCAGTCCGCCAACCTCGACAAGCGCAGCAGCACCGAAGGCACGGCCAAGACCGAGGCTGACGGCAAGCCCCAGCGTACCCGAAACAATCCACGCCAGCGCAGCCGCAAGCATGCCCTGAACCCGGCCGCGATCGCCGAGCAGGAGCGGTTACAGGCCGAAGCCGAGCAGTCGCAGGACGTGGAGCAGTCGCAGGACGCGGAAGAGTCGATCCAGGCGCCGGCGGACTCGCCCGTCGCCGCCCATGACGCCGCGCCGGTGAACCAGGTCGACGGCGATGCTCAGCCGGCACAGACACGTGTCGAAAACGCTGCAAGCACCGAGAGTGTCAAGCGCGCCGAAACAGCCGAGCAGGCGCCTGCGCCGCACACGGACGCCGAGCCGCAAGCCGTGCAGCCCGAGGCTGAAAAGCAGACCGCCGACGACCGCAACGCCACCGAGTCACCGGCAACCACGAGCGCCGATACCGGCAATCCCCCGGCAACCGCTCAAGAAAGCGAAACCAAGAGCGACGCTGCCCAGGCGGAGCCCAAGCGCACGAGATCCCGGCGAGCGCAGCGCGCGTCGCAAGCCGACACGACCGACGTCACCAGCGAACCGGGCGCCGAGGAGCGTTCAGCAGACGCGACACCGGCTGATACTTCGTCGGCGCCGACGGCCGACGAGACCGCAGCGGTCCCGGCTGCGGCCGATCGGGAGGAAGCGGCGCTCGCCGACGATGCGCAATCGGCAACCGACCAGGACGCCTCCCAGGCCCCGGAGCAAGCGACGCAGGCTGATGCCGATCAGCGCCAGGCGCCCGGCGGCGAGACCACGGGCAGCGCCGCCGACGCCGGTGAGCGCGCCGCACGTCGTCGTCAGCGCCGTCGTGCCCACAACGATCCGCGCCTGAAGCGTCACCAGGAGAGCGGCCAGACCGAAGACAGCTGCTAGCAGCCTGTCGGACTTAACGCTGATCTGCTGCGAAACCCGGGCTTTCGGCCAATTTCATTCGCTCTGATTCGTTAAATAGCGCGCTATTCGCCTCATCAGATCGATCAACTTGTCTCGAAATCCGCTTTTCTCGCGACGATCGGTCAAATCCGACAGACTGCTCGGGCGTTGGACGCCGAGCCGCAGAAAGCCCGCGACCTGATCGGTCGCGGGCTTTTTGGTGCCATTCTCGGCGATTGCCGCGAAATCAGCTCATCAGCGCAGCGTGCGGCGATCGACGAACGTCGTCAGCGCACGGATCAGGTAATCGATGTCCTGGCTGCCGGCCGTCTCGCGGATCGAATGCATCGCCCACTGCGGCACCCCCACGTCGAGGGTCGGCACCCCTAGCTCGGCGGCGGTGAGCGGGCCGATCGTGCTGCCGCAGGCCATGTCGGCGCGCGCCGCGAAGGTCTGCACCGGCACCCCCGCCTCACGGCACAGCTCGCGGAACAGCGCCGCCGTTTCGCTGGTCGTCGCATAGCGCTGATTGGCGTTGACCTTGATGACCGGCCCCCCGTTGATCGTCGGCCCATGCCCCGCATCGTGCTTGTCGGGAAAGTTGGGATGCAGCGCATGGGCATTATCGCAGGAGACCAGCCGCGAGGCCTGGATCAGCCGCGCGAGACCCTCCTCGCCGGCATCGCCGCATTGCGCATTGACCCGGCGCAGCACATCGCCGAGAAAGGGCCCCTGAGCGCCGCTGGCACTGGCGCTGCCGACCTCCTCATGATCGTTGGCCACCAGCAGCGCGCCCTGGGAACCGTCACCGCCGAGCAGCGCCTCGATGGCGCAGAAGCACGACAGCAGATTGTCGAGCCGCGCACTGGCGATCAACTCGCCATCAATGCCCACGCGACTCGCGCCCTGTACATCGTAAAGACACAGCTCGAACGCCAGCACTTCGACGCTCTCGAGATTGTGCTGCTCATACAGCCAGCGCTTGAGCAGCCCCTCGAAGCCGGTCTCGCCGCCGCCCTGCCACAAGACCGGCGCCATTTGGGTCTGGGCGTTGAGGGCACGGCCATTGTTGGCTTCACGGTCAAGATGTATCGCCAGATTGGGGATCGTCGCGATGGCGCGATCGACATTGATCAGCACGCCTTGGGTGCGGCCATCAGCGCGTCGCACATGCACACGCCCGGCCAACCCCAGGTCACGATCGAACCAGGGGGCCAGCAGCGCACCGCCGTAGACCTCGACCCCGAGTTGCAGCCAGCCGTGGCCGGCCTGCGCCGCATTGGGTTTCAGTCGCAACCCGGGACTGTCGGTATGCGCACCGATCATGCGCAGCGTCTCCAGCTTGCCAGACGGCAACTGTAAAGCGATCAGCGAAGAATCGTTGCGGGTCACGTAAACGCGATCGCCCGGGCTCAGCGACCACGCCTGGGTCTCATCCAGGCGCCGATAGCCGGCCTGTTCGAGGCGTCTCGCCATGTTGGACGTGGCATGCCAAGGTGTCGGGGAGCGCCGCAGAAATGTCAGGAGGCGTTCCAGAGTCGGGTCTTGGAGCATGCGGATCCTCATCTTGGGTCTGTGTATGGCGACACAGGCTGCTACAATGCCGAATCGGCTCGTGCCAGCCTCGCTTGCGCCGGTCACTAACGAATCAGAGTGTACATGAAACCGGGAGTGCTTCATCAATGAGCCTGACTGCAGCCATTCAGCGCGTATGGATCCTGTGCTTACTGAGCGCGTTGAGTGTACCGGCATTCGCCGGCCCGAGTCCGAGCCCCACGGATGCCCAGCGGCAAGCCTCGGTCGAGATCGCTGAATCACTGAAGTATGGACACTATGCCGACGTCAAACTCGACGATACCTGGTCGCAGCGTGCCTTCAACCGGTTGCTGGACGTGCTCGACCCACAGCGCGCCTACCTGCTCAAACGCGATGTCACGGCTTTCGATGATCTGCGCAATTCCATCGACGAGGCGGTCAGTGAAGGCCAGCTCGAGCGGGTCTACGCCCTTTATGAGCGTTATCAGTCGCGCCTGGAAACGCGCCTCGAATGGCTGCTGGCACAACTCGAGAACGGCTTCAGTTTCGATTACACCGGCAACGAGCGGCTGCTGATCGACCGCCAGGGCGAACCCTGGGCCGGCAACCAGCAAGCACTCGACCGGCTGTGGCAGAAGCGCCTGAAGAACGCCGCCCTGTCGCTGTCGCTCAGCGATCAGTCGAATCAGGAGGTCAAGGACACGCTCGTGGACCGCTACCAGGGGCAGCTCGCGCGGCTGCGCCAGACCAACTCCGAGGATGTCTTCGAGCTGTTCATGGCCGCCGTCACCGGCACCGTCGATCCACATACCGAGTATCTATCGCCACGCCAGGGGGAATCCTTCGACATTCAGATGCGCCTGTCGCTGGAAGGCATCGGTGCGCTGCTCCAGACCGAGGGCGAATACGTCAAGGTTTCGAGCCTGGTGCCCGGGGGGCCGGCCGACAAGGGCGGCGCCCTGCAACCGGCGGATCGCATCGTCGGCGTCGGCCAGGGCGAAAGCGGCGAGATGGTCAACGTCGTCGGCATGCGCCTTGATGACGTGGTCGAGTTGATCCGAGGCCCCAAGGGCACCACCGTGCGCCTCGACGTCATTCCCGCCAAGGCGGTCGACGTGACCCGCTCGCAAGTCGTCAAGATCGTGCGCGACACCGTGAAACTGGAAGACCAGGCAGCCAGCAGCGAAGTCATCGAGATCGAACGCGAGGATGGCAAGCATCGCATCGGGGTGATCGATATCCCCACCTTCTACGTCGATTTCGATGCCTGGCAGGCCGGCGAGGAGGATTATCGCAGCTCGACGCGCGATGTCGCCAAGGAGATCGCCAACCTCAAGGCCGCCAATGTCGAGGGGATTCTGCTCGACCTGCGCAACAATGGCGGCGGCGCGCTGCAGGAAGCCAACTCGCTGGTCGGCCTGTTCATCGATCGCGGCCCGACCGTGCAGGTCCGCGATGCACGCGGTCGCATCAGTCTGTATGGCGACACCGACAGCGGCGTCGCCTATGATGGCCCACTCGGCGTACTGGTCAATCGTCTGTCCGCCTCGGCCTCGGAGATTCTTGCCGGCGCGATTCAGGATTACGATCGCGGGCTGGTCATCGGCAGCCAGACCTTCGGCAAGGGCACCGTGCAGACCTTGAGCGACCTCAGCCATGGCCAGCTGAAGCTGACCCGCGCGAAGTTCTACCGTGTTTCCGGCGAAAGCACCCAACTGCGCGGCGTAACACCGGATATCAGCTTCCCCAGCCTGGTCGACCCCGAGATGATCGGCGAAAGCAGCCTGGACAACGCCCTGCCCTGGGACACCGTCCGTGCCGTTGAATATCGCGATTACGGCAATCCGGAACGCTACCTGAGCACCCTCAAGGCCCGCCATCAGGCGCGTATCGCACAAGACCCCAACTTCGTCTACCTCGAAGAGCAGTCCGCGCTGATCAAGACTTTGCGCGATCAGCAGACCACCGTCAGCCTCAACCGCGAGCAGCGCCAGCGCGAAATGGATGCCCAGGAGAGTGAGCAACTGGCGCTCGAAAACCGTCGCCGTCAAGCGTTGGGACTCGATCCGCTGGAAGACTGGACGCAGACCCGTGACAGCGCCGCCCAGCAGAACACCGAGGATGATCAAGGTGACGAGGATGACGAGACAGCCGACCCCATCGACCGGGCCCAGGTGATCGAGGGTTCCGAGATCGTTCTCGATTATGCGCGGCTCAGCGGCGCCAGCTGAATCACCGCTATCGGGGCCTGGATCGCGACTGCACCGCGAGGTCATCGGCTATAGCGCGCTCGAATCGTCGAGCCGACTTCGAGAAGCAGGCATGTCGATTCAGAGCGCTGTTCGCATGCTGGTGGGTGCAGGTCTCATCCTGGGTTTCGCGTTCGGCGGCGTTCAGGCCCACGCGGCGGACTGCCCTCCCGGCGGTCCGGCACAGCGTCAGGCAGCGCTGGCCCAACTGTCGGCGCGCATAGCGCGCTGGGATGAAGCCTACTACCAGGATGGCAGGCGGTTGGTCGAAGACGGCGTCTACGATGCCGCCAAGCGGCGCCAGCTCGACTGGCGAACCTGCCTGCAAGAGGCCGGCAACGAAAGCGTCGGGCGACCCCTGCCATCCACCACCGCCCCACTCGTCGCCCATCCCATCGCCCAGACCGGCCTGGACAAGGCCGATTCCCGTCAGGCCGTGGCGAACTGGCTGGCCGATCGAGACGATCGCTCGCTATGGGTTCAGCCCAAGGTCGACGGCGTCGCCGTCACTCTGGTGTACCGAGGTGGCACGCTCAGTGCGGCGATCAGCCGTGGCGATGGCGTGCAGGGGCAGGACTGGTTGACTCAGGCCAGGCTTATCGAGGCCATTCCCGAGCGGCTGAACGCCGCGCCCGATCGCGTGATCCTGCAAGGCGAGCTGTATGCCAAGCGTCCCGGTCACGTGCAGGCCCGCGACGGCACCGATGGCGCACGCGCTGCCGTCGTCGGCTTGATGGCCCGGGAGCGACTCGACAAGTCTGCGGCGGCCTCGATCGGCCTGTTCGTCTGGGATTGGCCGAACGGTGCAGCCGAGTTGCCGGCTCGCAATGCGCAACTCGCTGCCTGGGGCTTTAGCGATGCCCAGGCCTATTCACTGCCGGTCGATACGCTCGCCGAGGTCGTCGCCCAGCGCCAGGCATGGTTCAACTCACCGCTGCCCTTCGCCAGCGACGGTATCGTGCTGCGCCAGAGTCGCCGCCCCGCCGCAGCGACCTGGCGGCCCGAACCGCCGGGCTGGGCGCTGGCCTGGAAATACCCGGCCCAGCGCACCCTGGCCGTGGTCGAGGGAATCGATTTTTCGGTGGGTCGTACCGGACGAATCACCCCGGTCGCCGAGCTCGCGCCGGTCACGCTCAACGATCGTACGGTAAGCCGGGTCAGCCTGGGTTCGCTGGATCGCTGGCGCGAACTCGACGTGCGCCCCGGCGATCAACTCCGCGTGGCGCTTGCGGGATTGACCATCCCCCAGGTCGACGGCGTGGTGCTCAGGCGCCAGCCGCGCCCGGCGATCGACGCCCCCGAGGCCGACGACTACGGGCCGTGGAGCTGCCTGACGCCGGGGCCGGGATGTCGGGAACAGTTCGTCGCCCGACTCGACTGGCTATCGAGCGATCAGGGACTCGACCTGACCGGCATCGGCGAAGGCACCTGGCTGCAGTTGGTCGAAAGCGGCCTGGTCGATGACCTGCTCGCCTGGCAGACGCTCGACCGGGCGACCCTCGAAGCGCTGCCTGGCGTCGGCGAGGCACGTGCGAGGCAATGGCTGGAAAGCTTCGAAGATGCGCAGCGGCGGCCGGTCATCGCCTGGCTCCGGGCCCTGGGGCTACCGCCGGTCGATGAAGAGGTGCTCAGGCAGGCCAGCCCAACGCTGAGCCTCGCCGCGTTGAGACAGCGCACCATCGCGCAATGGCAACGCGCCGAAGGCATCGGCCCGGTACGCAGCGAGGCGCTCTGGCGCTTTCTCAACGGCCCGCAGACAGCACCATTGCTTGAGCGCCTGGTCGCGGAGCATAACCTCACGCCTTGATCCCGCATTCGGCATGGCGGCGCAGGCGATGCTCGCCTGAGGAGGCATTCAGATGTTATCGAGCGTACCGGCACCGGAAAGGCTGAGCATGCGCAGGAACTCGCGGCGCGTCGCCGGGTCCTTGCGGAAGCTGCCCAGCATGCGACTGGTCGCCAGACTCGCACCGGGCTTATGGATGCCGCGCGTGGTCATGCATTGGTGAGAGGCTTCTATGACCACGCCGACACCCAGCGGGCGCAACACGTCGTGCAACGTGTCGGCGATCTGCACGGTCATCTTTTCCTGGATCTGCAGGCGCTTGGCATAGATCTCGACCAGCCGCGCCAGCTTGGAAATGCCAACCACGCGACGATCGGGGATATAGCCGATATGCGCCTTGCCGATAATCGCCGCCATGTGATGCTCGCAGTGACTCTCGAAGCGGATGTCGTTCATCACGATCATCTCGTCATAGCCTTCGACTTCCGAGAAAGTACGCTCGAGAATCACCGCCGGATCGGCGTTATAGCCGGCAAAAAACTCTTCATAGGCACGCACGACCCGCGACGGCGTATCCAGCAACCCCTCT
The genomic region above belongs to Halomonas zincidurans B6 and contains:
- the rne gene encoding ribonuclease E codes for the protein MKRMLINATQPEELRVALVDGQRLYDLDIESGAREQKKANIYRGKITRVEPSLEAAFVDFGAERHGFLPLKEISREYFSKEPSGRPNIKEVIKEGQEVIVQVDKEERGSKGAALTTFISLAGRFLVLMPNNPRAGGISRRIEGEERSQLKDTMAQLTLPDKVGVIVRTAGIGRSAEELQWDLDYLVQVWEAITEEAVKRSAPFLIYRESNVIIRAMRDYLRQDIGEVLIDSPEIHQEALGFIRQVMPSYQQKIKLYADDVPLFSRFQIESQIETAYQREVKLPSGGSVVIDHTEALVSIDINSARATRGSDIEETALQTNSEAADEIARQLRLRDIGGLVVIDFIDMGPARNQRDVENRMRDALKLDRARVQIGRISRFGLMEMSRQRLRPSLGETSGVVCPRCDGQGTIRDVRSISLSIMRLIEEEAMKERSAQIRAILPVPVATYLLNEKRSTLADIERRQEVKVVLLPSPDMDTPHYDVQRLRDDHIDDEDEARSSFELSTESEVGKEPDLSLAKPIQRTEAAVKSVAHTAPAPSSLQQPPETAATSTPAPPATPVEIAPAGLVSRFIKGLGKLIGSSEEEAAADRRRAHVEARPDKSVTQQPSDASANDGDTRNQRRNNGNRRRRPEGSDNRNDTRSDKSGANAPSPDNGNERSANAGRNANRKPAARQERTATDESARRGDKPDSKRRSEAKGERSRGDKSSDAKQAEAKGRDTAKPAEGSNKRGTADQPSDTDQSANLDKRSSTEGTAKTEADGKPQRTRNNPRQRSRKHALNPAAIAEQERLQAEAEQSQDVEQSQDAEESIQAPADSPVAAHDAAPVNQVDGDAQPAQTRVENAASTESVKRAETAEQAPAPHTDAEPQAVQPEAEKQTADDRNATESPATTSADTGNPPATAQESETKSDAAQAEPKRTRSRRAQRASQADTTDVTSEPGAEERSADATPADTSSAPTADETAAVPAAADREEAALADDAQSATDQDASQAPEQATQADADQRQAPGGETTGSAADAGERAARRRQRRRAHNDPRLKRHQESGQTEDSC
- a CDS encoding M18 family aminopeptidase; translation: MLQDPTLERLLTFLRRSPTPWHATSNMARRLEQAGYRRLDETQAWSLSPGDRVYVTRNDSSLIALQLPSGKLETLRMIGAHTDSPGLRLKPNAAQAGHGWLQLGVEVYGGALLAPWFDRDLGLAGRVHVRRADGRTQGVLINVDRAIATIPNLAIHLDREANNGRALNAQTQMAPVLWQGGGETGFEGLLKRWLYEQHNLESVEVLAFELCLYDVQGASRVGIDGELIASARLDNLLSCFCAIEALLGGDGSQGALLVANDHEEVGSASASGAQGPFLGDVLRRVNAQCGDAGEEGLARLIQASRLVSCDNAHALHPNFPDKHDAGHGPTINGGPVIKVNANQRYATTSETAALFRELCREAGVPVQTFAARADMACGSTIGPLTAAELGVPTLDVGVPQWAMHSIRETAGSQDIDYLIRALTTFVDRRTLR
- a CDS encoding carboxy terminal-processing peptidase is translated as MSLTAAIQRVWILCLLSALSVPAFAGPSPSPTDAQRQASVEIAESLKYGHYADVKLDDTWSQRAFNRLLDVLDPQRAYLLKRDVTAFDDLRNSIDEAVSEGQLERVYALYERYQSRLETRLEWLLAQLENGFSFDYTGNERLLIDRQGEPWAGNQQALDRLWQKRLKNAALSLSLSDQSNQEVKDTLVDRYQGQLARLRQTNSEDVFELFMAAVTGTVDPHTEYLSPRQGESFDIQMRLSLEGIGALLQTEGEYVKVSSLVPGGPADKGGALQPADRIVGVGQGESGEMVNVVGMRLDDVVELIRGPKGTTVRLDVIPAKAVDVTRSQVVKIVRDTVKLEDQAASSEVIEIEREDGKHRIGVIDIPTFYVDFDAWQAGEEDYRSSTRDVAKEIANLKAANVEGILLDLRNNGGGALQEANSLVGLFIDRGPTVQVRDARGRISLYGDTDSGVAYDGPLGVLVNRLSASASEILAGAIQDYDRGLVIGSQTFGKGTVQTLSDLSHGQLKLTRAKFYRVSGESTQLRGVTPDISFPSLVDPEMIGESSLDNALPWDTVRAVEYRDYGNPERYLSTLKARHQARIAQDPNFVYLEEQSALIKTLRDQQTTVSLNREQRQREMDAQESEQLALENRRRQALGLDPLEDWTQTRDSAAQQNTEDDQGDEDDETADPIDRAQVIEGSEIVLDYARLSGAS
- the ligB gene encoding NAD-dependent DNA ligase LigB, with the protein product MSIQSAVRMLVGAGLILGFAFGGVQAHAADCPPGGPAQRQAALAQLSARIARWDEAYYQDGRRLVEDGVYDAAKRRQLDWRTCLQEAGNESVGRPLPSTTAPLVAHPIAQTGLDKADSRQAVANWLADRDDRSLWVQPKVDGVAVTLVYRGGTLSAAISRGDGVQGQDWLTQARLIEAIPERLNAAPDRVILQGELYAKRPGHVQARDGTDGARAAVVGLMARERLDKSAAASIGLFVWDWPNGAAELPARNAQLAAWGFSDAQAYSLPVDTLAEVVAQRQAWFNSPLPFASDGIVLRQSRRPAAATWRPEPPGWALAWKYPAQRTLAVVEGIDFSVGRTGRITPVAELAPVTLNDRTVSRVSLGSLDRWRELDVRPGDQLRVALAGLTIPQVDGVVLRRQPRPAIDAPEADDYGPWSCLTPGPGCREQFVARLDWLSSDQGLDLTGIGEGTWLQLVESGLVDDLLAWQTLDRATLEALPGVGEARARQWLESFEDAQRRPVIAWLRALGLPPVDEEVLRQASPTLSLAALRQRTIAQWQRAEGIGPVRSEALWRFLNGPQTAPLLERLVAEHNLTP
- the folE gene encoding GTP cyclohydrolase I FolE; this encodes MSKNPPSREAAEQAVRTLIQWAGDDPDREGLLDTPSRVVRAYEEFFAGYNADPAVILERTFSEVEGYDEMIVMNDIRFESHCEHHMAAIIGKAHIGYIPDRRVVGISKLARLVEIYAKRLQIQEKMTVQIADTLHDVLRPLGVGVVIEASHQCMTTRGIHKPGASLATSRMLGSFRKDPATRREFLRMLSLSGAGTLDNI